The Prochlorococcus marinus CUG1417 genome includes the window TTATACCCTTTAACTCTTGTACGCCATGGGGAAAAGGAACTTTTAATCCCAGAGAATGACACAAGGCAGGATGAAGTAACTCATTTATTAAGGTACTTTTTCCACTACCACTAACACCAGTTACAGAAACCAGTCTTCCTAATGGAAATTCTACAGATATATTTTTTAAATTATTTTTTGAGCAACCATTTAAAATTAAACTTTTTTTAACAGAGGATCTACGTTCTTTTGGAGTAGGAATAGACTTCTTACCACTAAGATAAGCCCCAGTTAATGATCTTTCTGATTTCAAAACATCTTCATATGATCCCTTAGCAATAATTTCCCCACCATAAATACCTGCACCTGGACCAATATCTACTAAATAATCAGCAGATTTCATAGTATCTTCGTCATGTTCAACAACAACTAAAGTATTGCCAAGGTCTCTTAAGCTTTTTAATGTTTCTAATAATCTGTCATTGTCTCTCTGGTGTAAACCAATACTTGGTTCATCTAACACATATAAAACACCAGTAAGGCCAGCACCTATTTGTGTAGCTAATCTAATACGCTGAGCCTCTCCCCCGGACAAAGTCATGGCTGGTCTATCTAGAGTTAAATAATCTAAACCAACATTAATTAAAAACTTTAAACGTAAACGAATCTCTTTTAAAACCAATTCACCTATCTGCTTTTGTTTTTCTGATAAAGATATGTTTTCCTTCTTAGTCTTACCTAATCCCATGATGCGCTCTATGTGAGTTAAAGTTTCAGAAACGCTTATAGAAGTTAAGTCAGTAATATTATATGGGCCAAGTTTAACTGCCAAAGCCTCAGGTCTTAATCTTTTGCCAGAACACGTCTTGCAGGGAACTAATTCTAAGTACTTTTCTAATTTTTGTTTTACTGATTCTCCATTGGCTTCATTCAATTGCCTTTCTAATATTGGTAAAATCCCTTCAAAAGGTCTTTCAAAACCACTAGAAGTTTTAAAACGACTATCAGCTTGGATTAATATTGGTTTATCTGATCCCAAAAGAAGAACTTTTTTTTGCAAATCACTCAAATCTTTCCAAGGAGTTTTTAATTCAAAACCATAAGCTTGTCCTACAGAATATAGTAATGAGAAGTAATAAGTATTATCTTTTTCACTCCAAGGGGCTATGGCAGCATAAACAGGTAATGTTTGATCTGGTATAACTCTTTCAGCAGTAAATTTTTTTAAATAGCCAATACCATGACAGTCTGGACATGCTCCATAAGGGCTGTTAAAAGAAAAAAGTCTAGGAGAAAGTTCCTCAACAATAGAACCATGTATAGGACATGCATAATTTTCTGAGTAAAGTTTTTCTCTCTCTAAGTTAGAAGGAAGATTTTCTCCTTTTTTTGGAACAACTTCGACTATTGCTAACCCATCGCCTCTTTTTAGGCAAGTTTGTAGAGAATCATTTAATCTTTCTTGTATTCCTTCTCTTGCAATTAGTCTATCAACTACTACCTCAATATTATGAATTTGATTTTTATCTAGTTCAATACTATCAGCAAGTTCTCTTACCTCACCGTTGATTCTTACCCTAGCGAAGCCCTCAGCAGCAAGTCCACTAATTAATTTTGTATGAGTTCCTTTTTTCCCTCTTACTACAGGAGCCAACAATTGGTATCTTGTTCCTTCTGGTAATAAAATAATTTGATCAACCATTTCATCAATTGTTTGTGGCGCAATTGGAATCCCACAATGATGACAATGCGGTTCGCCAGCACGACCAAATAACAATCTTAAGTAATCTTGTATCTCTGTTACTGTTCCAACTGTTGATCGAGGATTATGACTTGTTGATTTTTGATCAATTGAAATAGCGGGTGATAAGCCCTCAATATTGTCTACATCAGGTTTATCTACTTGACCTAAAAATTGCCTTGCGTATGCTGAAAGACTTTCAACATATCTTCTTTGTCCTTCAGCAAAAATTGTATCAAAGGCTAAAGAACTTTTACCGCTTCCACTGACTCCTGTAAATACGATAAATTTATTCCTAGGTAGAGAAAGGTTAATATTTTTTAAATTATGCTGACGAGCTCCTCTAATAATAATTGAATTATCTTCCTCAAAATTACTATTAGTTTTTAAAACCATGTTTAAATCTATTTATGATTTAAAAAATATTATTATAGTAGATTTTTTCTATTTTATGCAGCAGCTTGATCAAGAAGTCTAGAGGCATATTCATTTACTTCAGAAGATCCTCCACCAATAAGTTCTATTAATTCATTTTTTCTTTGTTTTTTTGTAGTTAGTTTTAAAATTGAAGTATATGTTATTCCATCGATAACGTTTTTATTAACTTTAAAATGAGCTAATCCTCTAGCAGCTAAAAAAGGCTGATGTGTAATACATAAAACCTGTTGATCTCTAGAAATTTCTTTTATTAGCTCAACCAAAGAAAGTAAAGATTTACCACTTAAACCGTTATCAATTTCATCTAAAAAGAAAGTATTTGGTTTTTTAGAAATACTTGATTTAATAGCTAATAAGAATCTTGACATTTCTCCACCTGAAATAACATTTGACAATGGAGCAAGCTTCTGATCAGGATTAGCAGAAAACAAAAAATTTATATTGTCAATTCCATCGCCAGAAGGCTTACATTCTGAAAATTGAATTGAAAAATTTGCATTTTCTAATCCTAAATCCCGTAAAATAGAGATAACTGAATCTTGTAATTGTTTAGCAATTTTTTTTCTTTCAGTAGATTGAGTGATAAATAAAGAATTTAAATTACTTTGTAAGTTTTTAATTTGATTTTCTATATTACAAATTTCATTATCTTTATCGTTTTTTAGAAAATATGTCCTTAATTGATTTCGCTTTTTAATTAATTGAGTTAAGTCAAGTGAAAAAGTTCTTTCCAAATTTTTTAAAAAAAATAATCTTTTTTGTATTTCTGAAAGGTTAGAGTCATCTTTATCTATGTCTTGAATATATGAGTTTAATGCGAAAATTAACTCTTCTACATAAGTTTGGATATCTAATAAATTTTCTCTAAACTTTTGAATTTTTAAATCAAAGTCTGCTGTTTTATTAAAATTTTTTATTGATTGATTTATCAAAGAGGCTACTGATGGTTCATCATGGCTGCAATTATTTAAGTTATATAAAGATGATTGAATTGAATTATTTATTTCAAGATTATTTATAAGTTTATTTTCTAATAACTCTAATTCTAAAATTTCCTTACTTGATTCTAAATTAGCTTCCTCTAAAGTTTGCAATATTTGTTTAGTTATTAAGTTATTTTCTTCTTGCTTCTTAGAGGATTCTATTTTTTCATTCATTAATCCTTTTAAAACCTGACTTTCCTCCCATATATTTTTAATCTTTGCACTTATATCCCTTAATTCTTGCGAACATAAATCATCAATAATTAATCTTCTCTTTTCTTGAGAATCAAATATAGAAGTATCTGATTGACCTGCGAAATCTATTAGTAATTGTCCAAGTTCTTCTAATAATTTTTTATTAATTAATAAATTATTAAGGCTATATTTAGATAAAACTTTATTGTTTTTTCTATAGGATATTCTTTTGATATTTAAGATTGAAGAGCTAGTTTTTAAACCATTACTAATAAGCCAGTTATTGATTTGACAAGAGGAAGAGAATCTTGCCTCAATAACACAATGATCTTTTCCTGGACGTATTAAGTGTTTTAAAGGTATATTAGTTCCACCAAATAATACATTTAAGGAATCTAAGATTAGTGATTTTCCTGAACCAGAATCTCCAGTAATGATATTCAAACCTTTTTCGAAATTAATTTCTATAATCTCTATTAAGGCTATGTTTTCTATCTTTAATTGTATTAGCATGATAAATCTTCCATATAAAAAAATTAACTTCTTTTCTAAAAAAATAAAGGTTTTAAATATATAAAGTTATGAAAGAAGACTTTACTGACTTTATTGAAGTATCTGGA containing:
- the uvrA gene encoding excinuclease ABC subunit UvrA is translated as MVLKTNSNFEEDNSIIIRGARQHNLKNINLSLPRNKFIVFTGVSGSGKSSLAFDTIFAEGQRRYVESLSAYARQFLGQVDKPDVDNIEGLSPAISIDQKSTSHNPRSTVGTVTEIQDYLRLLFGRAGEPHCHHCGIPIAPQTIDEMVDQIILLPEGTRYQLLAPVVRGKKGTHTKLISGLAAEGFARVRINGEVRELADSIELDKNQIHNIEVVVDRLIAREGIQERLNDSLQTCLKRGDGLAIVEVVPKKGENLPSNLEREKLYSENYACPIHGSIVEELSPRLFSFNSPYGACPDCHGIGYLKKFTAERVIPDQTLPVYAAIAPWSEKDNTYYFSLLYSVGQAYGFELKTPWKDLSDLQKKVLLLGSDKPILIQADSRFKTSSGFERPFEGILPILERQLNEANGESVKQKLEKYLELVPCKTCSGKRLRPEALAVKLGPYNITDLTSISVSETLTHIERIMGLGKTKKENISLSEKQKQIGELVLKEIRLRLKFLINVGLDYLTLDRPAMTLSGGEAQRIRLATQIGAGLTGVLYVLDEPSIGLHQRDNDRLLETLKSLRDLGNTLVVVEHDEDTMKSADYLVDIGPGAGIYGGEIIAKGSYEDVLKSERSLTGAYLSGKKSIPTPKERRSSVKKSLILNGCSKNNLKNISVEFPLGRLVSVTGVSGSGKSTLINELLHPALCHSLGLKVPFPHGVQELKGIKAIDKVIVIDQSPIGRTPRSNPATYTGAFDPIRQIFTATVEAKARGYQAGQFSFNVKGGRCEACKGQGVNVIEMNFLPDVYVQCEVCKGARFNRETLQVKYKGFNISDVLEMTVEQAAQTFSAIPQASDRLSTLVDVGLGYVKLGQPAPTLSGGEAQRVKLATELSKRATGKTLYLIDEPTTGLSFYDVHKLMDVIQRLVDKGNSVIVIEHNLDVIRCSDWIIDLGPDGGDKGGEIIAEGIPEEVAKHPTSHTAKYLKKVLK
- a CDS encoding AAA family ATPase; this translates as MLIQLKIENIALIEIIEINFEKGLNIITGDSGSGKSLILDSLNVLFGGTNIPLKHLIRPGKDHCVIEARFSSSCQINNWLISNGLKTSSSILNIKRISYRKNNKVLSKYSLNNLLINKKLLEELGQLLIDFAGQSDTSIFDSQEKRRLIIDDLCSQELRDISAKIKNIWEESQVLKGLMNEKIESSKKQEENNLITKQILQTLEEANLESSKEILELELLENKLINNLEINNSIQSSLYNLNNCSHDEPSVASLINQSIKNFNKTADFDLKIQKFRENLLDIQTYVEELIFALNSYIQDIDKDDSNLSEIQKRLFFLKNLERTFSLDLTQLIKKRNQLRTYFLKNDKDNEICNIENQIKNLQSNLNSLFITQSTERKKIAKQLQDSVISILRDLGLENANFSIQFSECKPSGDGIDNINFLFSANPDQKLAPLSNVISGGEMSRFLLAIKSSISKKPNTFFLDEIDNGLSGKSLLSLVELIKEISRDQQVLCITHQPFLAARGLAHFKVNKNVIDGITYTSILKLTTKKQRKNELIELIGGGSSEVNEYASRLLDQAAA